From Triticum aestivum cultivar Chinese Spring chromosome 7B, IWGSC CS RefSeq v2.1, whole genome shotgun sequence:
tcatgattttttttcaaaatcaatgaacattttctcaaattcatgacTTTTGTAAAACTGTTGAGCTTTCTTGGAAATCAATGATTTttatttcaaaattgatgaacttctatcaaaatcaatgaaattttctgaaattcgtgatttttttcaaatagtgatttttttttcaaatccttGAATTTATTTCCCAAAATCCAtgaatttttaaaatttgtgaacttttgtttcaaaatcaatgaacttttttttcaaatttgatgaacttgttAACTTCTATAAAGttgtttcaaatttgtgaactttttttcaaaatccatgaccAGTTTTTAATTCATGTTTTTTTATATTTTgcaaaaaatggattttttttagAAGTCAACGGGTGACTGGTCAATAGTTGATCGGTTAACTGCGACCAGTCAGCGGCCAACGCAGTGACCAATCAACAACGAATTAGCGAAGGAAGTAGCCAACATGTGGAGCAAGCGAACACGCGTGTTGGGCCGGCCCAAGTGTGTGTGTGGCTGCGTGAGCGCCACTTCTGCGAACGGGCGCCTGAAGCGTCGTATAGGAGCTCCCGAGTGCGAGTGGCGAGTGCTAGCGAGGATTAATTTGTTCACTGGCGCGGGTGCGAGTCGGATGGTGAACCGATTTTGATTTGATATTGCCATCTCTTTCTCTCCAAAATACACGGGTGAACATGGTTTCACGCACACCCATGTGAATAGTAAATTTGAAAACAAtactaaaaaaactgaaattttggaATATCAATCGTGGTCGACCATTCTACTCAGTATGAAATTTCGTGAAGGAATGACATCGGGGTATTCTGTAGTGAAGAAAATATAATCCGATTTTACTATTCCTTCAACTAGTGTTTTCAAATATAGCAcatattttgtcttttttgcccagAATGGCATGGGTGTCATTTCTTTATGGAACTTCATACTCTAGTAGAATGGTCGGCTAGGTATACTACAAAAAAAAGGTATACTACAAAAAAGattcagttttttaaaaaaaatattattaTTCGAATTTACTATTCATAACAGGTACATGTGGATGTATGATTGCATTATGCATGTTAAGAATTGATGATATGGCAGTACTGCTGAGGTGAATAGTCGGAACTCAGGCGCGCAGGGATCTGCTCGACGATCTCGGCACGGCGGATGTTGTCGGGGTGGTGTGTGCACGCGGCCAGCTTGAACGTCACAAGATTGGCCCTGGAGCGCGTCCTGGGGTGAAGGCGCTCTATCCAGCAGCTTGTGCCCAGGACGTGCTCGGCGGTGGACAGGTGCCAGGCCTGCGCCGGAACGCCGCGGAGCTCTAGCTCGACGCAGTACTCAAAGTCGCTAGAGCCGACGTGGGCCCTCCATCAGGATCCTCAGTTACCCCATTGCCATTGCTGTGGCCCGCATCGAGCCAGCCAGCGCTCCAGTTCTCCGCGGCCACCATGGCACAGGACAAGGTGGGGATGGTGCGCACGACGGCACCAACCCCATCCGCGCACCAGGACCCGGCCAAGGTAGAGCGCGCCGCCGGGGCCGCAAGCGCCGGCGTACGGACGCTCCGCCTCTTGGCCGCGCTGATGGCATGGCGATGGACGACGCGCTATGGAGGGCACAAAACCGGCCCGGACGTGTGGACGGACTTGCCGTGTCGCGTGCTTGGCCTGCTCCCGCCGGCGAGGGCGCGCCACCGTCCATACCGAGCCAGGATCTTTGCATGGCATCGTGGCCTGGTCAGCAGGGGACCCACCCGCCTCGTCGACGTGCCAGAAAAGGAAGAGGCAGAGGATCACAAAGGGGTGCTTTGCAGGCGGGCCCTGTGGATAAGACTGTCGGGGACGCAGTTGTCCCCGCGACCACGATGACCGCGCCAGTTGGTAGCGCTACTTTGGCTGCTGCGGCCCCGATGGTGGGCGTAGTGGCGGGCCAGGCCCCAGCTGGCGATCTCCCGTTGGCTGCGATCTCACCAGAACCAGCGCGGGATTCGAACCTGTCTGGGAATGGCGCGCCCGAGGACGATCGCGTGGGGGCCACGACTGGCTCGCCCGATCCTATGCATTGTCGGGATCTGGACACCGTCAGCGAGGTTCCTGATACGCCGCCAGCGCCTTGGGGCCATTCTGCGGCTCGGTCGGGCCAAagcaacaaccccccccccccacgctagCGACTGGGAAGATGGGCCCTGGTGATGGTGACTGCCTGCCCACCGGACCCCACGCGGAGGCCAGCGCTCTGTCCCCGACAGACTCGCAACCACCCAATCCAGCGCCCCGACGCCTGAGTTACGGCTGGAGCCCCAAGCCCAGCCCGCCACGCAGGAGGCCGTCGTGGGCCGCGTTGCCCCCATGCTGACAGGAGCCCAACATGGCTCCCCAGCCCAGCCCACCATGCAGGAGGCCACCGTGGGCCGCGTTGCCCCCATGATGACGGGAGCCCAACATGGCTCCCCACGTTCGACACCGGGGAGGTTCGCGCCACCGCCAATCACGCTGCGCCAATCTCGCGCACGCCCCTGCACGCCGAAGAATTGGACTGTGGGCGAATTCCTCGCAGCCGCAACGAAGCACATTACCACGGCTCTGCCAACCCCAGGGAAGAAACTGCACCGCCCGCTGAACTTCACGCCCAGACGTGGCCGATCgaccaccatcaccatctcgtcggCTGCGCCACCCACTGCCGAGCGCCGCGCACAAGTTCAGATCCTCCGCAGGCTCGGGATTGTCGGGACCAACCAGAGGATCACCGCTGACAAGATGAAGGCGTACAACGACATGTTTGCGGCGCCCATCCCACTCTCGGTGCTCACGGTCATCGCTGCCCTAGTAGACCGAGAGCTACCCGCGGACTTCTCAACAGCGGCTGCTGCGATGGCCACCGCTCGGATGGCCGGCTCGCCATAGGGCTATCGCGATGTCCGCCCCCGTCGATCATGTGTACCCATGGATCACGACATCAAGATAGCTATATGGAATGTGCGCGGCCTTAACGCACGTGCCCGGCGCTATGCTGTTAGATCGCTGCTCAACACAACCAGAGCCTCTATTGTATGCCTACAAGAAACTAAAATGGCCTTGATGTGCTCGTCCGCTGTCCTCGATGCCCTCGGTTCGGAGTTTAATGATAACACGTACCTTCCGGCGAACGGCACGAGGGGAGGCATCCTGCTCGCGTGGAAGAGCAGGGTCGTGTCGAGCACTGACCCCCTGTTCACCACAAACACCATCACGGCGAGAGTGGCCACGGCCAGTGGCACGCCTTGGTGGATGTCTGTCGTTTACGGCCCCCAAGAGGACGCGGAAAAGATCGCCTTCCTGCAGGAGATACGCGATATACGCGCGGACTGCCCTGGGCCATGGATGCTTTGCGGTGACTTCAACTTGATCCTACGTGATGAAGACAAGAATAACGGCAACCTGAATCGCCGCATGATGGGAAGATTCCGCCGCCTCGTCAACGACCTCGCGCTCAAGGAGGTATACCTCAATGGAAGAAGATTCACATGGTCCAACGAGCAAACTCCGCCCACCCTGGTGCACCTGGACCGTGTGTTTTGCACCACCGACTGGGAGGACGCGCATGGTGACTGCCACTTGAGATGCCTCGCCTCCGTCGTGTCCGACCATTGCCCGCTCCTCCTTGACTATGCACCCACGCATGTAGCGCATTGGAGGTTCCACTTCGAGGATTTCTGGCTGCGGCTTGACGGATTCCACGACACGCTTGCCGTGGCTTGGGGATCGGTGCACGACCCGGACCCTTTCCAGCGTCTCATGCTGCGCCTTCAGACCACGGCACGCGCACTGACGAGTTGGAGCGCCAAGTCCAAGGGTTGCATGCGTGACAAGATGGCCATCTCTCGCGAGCTCATATCGCGTTTTGACAAAGCCCAGGAAGATCGCACGCTATCTCCCCCGGAAGATTGGCTGAGAAAACAGCTCAAGATCTCATACTTGGGGCTGGCTTCTCTCGAGCGCACAATCGCGAGGCAACGGGCGCGGATCACCACGCTCAAGGACGGTGACGCTAACACAGCCTTCTTCCACCGGCAATGCTCATTCCGCCGACAGAAGAATCACATATTCGGCCTTGTGGTCGATGGGCAAGTGATCACTAATCAGGAGGGAATGGCCCAAGCGGCGTTCACATACTTCGACGAGCTCCTTGGCTCCTCCGCCGCCCGCAACCACACGCTGGATCTATCGCAAATCATCGAGCCTCACGACCTGACTGACCTCGAGGTGCCATTCAGCCCGGAGGAGATTTGGGACGCCGTCAAGCGCCTCCCGGCTCGCAAAGCGCCGGGGCCGGACGGATTCACCGCGGAATTCTTGAGGGCCCGCTGGAGCATCATCAAGCAAGACTTCTTCGACGTATTCCAGCAGCTATTTGAGCTGCGCGGTCGTGGATTCAGCAAGCTCAACCAGGCCCTCTTGACATTACTCCCAAAGCGAGCAGACGCGTGCCAACTACGCGACTACAGGCCAATATGCCTCATTCACCTTGTGGCGAAGATCTTCGCGAAGGTGCTATCGCTCCGCCTAGCGCCCAGATTGGGAGACATGGTCAGCCGCAACCAGAGCGCTTTCATTCCGGGACGGAGTCTACATGACAACTTTGTCCTCGTCAAGCAATCGATGAAGCTGCTGCACCAACTTGGGGCTCCGAGAGTGATGCTCAAGCTAGACCTAACGCGTGCCTTCGACTCCCTATCATGGCCCTTCCTCTTTGAGGCTCTTGGCTAGTACGGTTTCGGACCTCGCTTCAGGGAGTGGCTAGCGATCTTGCTATCATCTTCGAGCACTCGGATCATGATCAATGGTGAGCCGGGACCGCCAGTTTGGCATCGCTGCgggctgcgccagggagacccCGTATCTCCGCAGCTCTTTGTCCTCGCCGTGGACATCCTTGGGCGCCTAATCAGCACGAGGCCAGCatattgcagcggctgcacccccgaCGAGACATTCCGGCCATATCCCTATACGCCAACGACGTGATGCTATTCTTCCACGCCACGCAAGGTGACGTGGAGGCCGTTCGCGTGATCTTGGCCATATTCAGCGAAGCTAGCGGCCTCCGAGTGAACTATGCCAAAAGTTCCACCACCACCTTCAATGGTGACCCCGAGGCGGATGCAACAATTGATCAGGTGGGATGCACGAAAGCGGAGCTACCCATTACTTATCTTGGCATCCCTCTCACGCTACGCCGTCCCTCAGCTGCCCAACTACAACCACTCGTCGACTCGGTGGCTGCTCGGCTCCCCACATGGAAAGCATGGCTCATGAACAAAACCGGGCGGCTGGCTCTGGTCAAATCGGTGCTCGCCGCGATCCCGATACATCAACTGCTCGCGTTCACGCCGCCCAAGAAGACATTGAGACAGCTCGAAAAGATCCAGCACGGCTTCTTGTGGGCTGGGCGCGCTGCTGCTAATGGCGGACACTGCCACGTCAATTGGCGACGTGTGTGCCGCCCGCTCGAGTATGGCGGACTCGGGGTCTAGGATCTGGAGCATGCTGGCCTAGCGCTGCGCCTGCGCTGGATGTGGCTCTCCCACACGGACGACGACCGCGCATGGCGAGGCCTCGACCTCTAGTTTTCTCGCCAGGAGTGTGCGTTGTTCTTCGCCTTGACGATCATGGAGCTCGGCGATGGAAAGACGGCGCTGTTATGGGATGACCGATGGCTAAACGGTCAGTCCGTGCGTGAACTCGCACCGGCACTCTACCAATGCATTCCCAAACGGCGACGCAAGTCAAGAACGGTGGCCGCCGGCCTAGCGGGCAACGTCTGGGCCCGTGACATTCAAGGAGTGATAGGGATTCATGAGATTGGCCAATATCTCAGACTTTGGCAGGCAGTGCAGCACATCAGCCTATCAAACCGGCCTGACCACATGCTCTGGAGATGGACGGCTAGTGGCACCTATACGGCACGGTCATGCTACGCTGCAACCTTCCAGGGATCCATGAAATGCCCCTCCTGGAAGCTTACCTGGAAGAGCTGGGCACCGCGCCGTGTCCATTTCTTTCACTGGTTGGCTAGCCAGGATCGGTGTTGGACGGCGGATCGACTCGCCCGTCGCGGCCTATAGCACCATCCACGATGCCTCCTTTGTGATCAGGCCCCAGAGTCGATGTGGCACCTGCTCCTGGAATGCCCGTTTACGCGGCAGGTGTGGCACGACGTGCTAGCTTGGGCGAGGATACCTTCTCAACCGCCAAGCAACGAGCCCACCCTCACGGACTGGTGGCAACGAACGAAAGGGCAGACCCCACACGCGCTACGGAAAGGCCTGCAATCCATCACCATGCTCGTCCCTTGGATGATTTGGAAACAACGCAACGAGTGCGTCTTCGAGAACGCGTGCCCCTCGGTCACCGCACTCGTAGATAGGATTAAGGCCGAAGCCAAATGTTGGGCACAAGCTGGCGCTTTGGGTCTCAGGGTAGTCCTCCCTACTAACTGGGATGTCCACTGATAGGTTGCCAATCCATGTAACCACCACCTCCTAGGAGGTTTGTATCTTCTCatcttttcaatgaaatgaaacgcaAAGAGTCTCGAAGAAAAAAATAGTTTGCATGTCAAGAGATATAAGATAGTGAAGATAAACTATTTATAGACTGTATATTTGAGTTTTCTTTATTTGATTATTATCTCATGGCTCCACCGATCGAGCTTGCAATACATGATCCAGTTAGAAACACTCAGGTCCCTCCATCAAATCTCCACAATAACTCGAGGCAGCTGCTTGTCCACTGGGCCAGTGAGGCACCTCAGCTTTTGAGTTCTTTCTTGTGAGTGAAGAATGGCCTCTAGTTCTGCCACTGCTTTTCTTGTCACACTTTCTATATTCATGGTGCTGTCAACATCTTTTGTTCATCTGCTTTACCAACACTTTCAATTCTACTAGTGATTGAAAGGAAGTTGTGCGCACCTCACCTTCATCTCGACTCGAAATTATAAAAGACATTCTCGCGTCcatctcaaaaagaaaaaagaaaaagccatCATTTATTGTTGTGGACGTGGGTATCCTCCCTCCTtctcatgcaaaaaaaaaaaaatcctatcaaCATCAACAGCCAGGGTAAAGTATTGTTCTGATGCAAATTAAAGTATGCTTACGTTCCCAGGTATTTATTCGCCCACCACAACTCGCCATACATACCATCGTCAAATTGATGAAGATGTCACCTCCGTCGCAAGAAGCCTGAACATCAATAAACATCCATCGGATCCATTTCTCCAAAGCAATAACAAACCTCCTCCTCTTCTCCAATCACTGGCTCTTTTGATCCATCTTCAATCGACGTCGTCTTAAACATTCAGCCGGATAGATAGCTATCAAGGTGAGTCGGACATGGGTACTTGGCTGGACGTCCAGCAAAGCTCAAACTGCCGGTTCATTCCCGAGGCCCCGGCCATCACCCtcgagggaggggaggggaggggaggggatcctAGATCAATTTGAAGACTTGTGTTACTAATTAATCACAGCATGACCTCTTAACTTGTTTTTGTTTGCATTCTTTTCTTTAATTTGCCTAGCTAGGTAGctaggtttttttttttgagagaaagcTAGGTAGCTAGGTTGATGCATGATTACATCAATTAATTGCTCTTAAAAAGCAAAATGCCCCTTAATGAAGAGGACTTTGAAGCATAGGGTTTATTCATCGATTCATTCATGAAAACCAAAGATGAATGAATTTCAATTCTTCATTCGTCAGTCACCGGAGACGTAATTAACATGATTGTACTATGAAAACCAtagagatgagatgagatgaaatcgcGCAAAACTCTCTTCCAAAAAAGTTGGCAAATTCTTTTTTTTTTCATCACACCAACCAAAATAAATTCTCATGCACGCACACGCATCAGTTGAGCACTAGTGCAACAAATTGTTTCAGTTCAAAAATCCTCTCATCTTGGGTTTCATCAAACCCCTCCCAAAAGGTAATTTTTGCTGCTAGTTAACTACTCCAGCAACCCACCAAAAAACACTTGCAACATCTCCTTCCTGCTCTTCTACTACTACCATTACCATGCTCTGCTCTGCTGCATTGCTCCTGCTGAGGCTACTCCACAAAAGTCCTCCTCCCCTCGCCACCCTGCTTCCGCCTGTGGCGATCCATGGCGTACGAGATGTGCTCCGCGATCATCGCCTCCACGGCATCCACCGCCTCCCGCGTCCCTTTGATCACCACCTCcctgcatgcccccccccccccccccccccacacacacgttGCAAGTCAGATTACATACACAGACAGGCAACAGGCGCAGCTAGCACTGACCGAAACCTGCTGTATGTTGTTCATACTTCATACCCACCCACCTTTCTCTCATCCCAGGTAAGAGCTTCCCCTTGAACACCGTGATCCACACGCCCGTAGCCTGCGTTCCAAACCATCACCGACAGACACACAGTTATTAGGCGAAACACTAGTCTGCAGTCAGTCAATCAGTACTCAGTACCCAATGGAATGGAATGGATCATCATGTACTAGGGGAGAAGCGTTTCGATGATGTGGGCAGGGCAGTATATATCATCATATAATGCATCATACCTGCTCGATCTCCTTGATGACCCTCCCACCACGGCCAACGACGGCGCCCACGTACTCATTCGCGACAGCGATGGTCAGAGTCCCTTCTACGTGTCTGCCGTCGTCGATGTCAGGTGACCCCACGGGCGTGTCAGGCTGGAGAAATCCAAGGAGAAGAAGATGGTTCGCTTGGTTAACTGGGTTTGCGTCCAGTATACATATACATATATGAGAAAAATGTGGCAAggtccctgatgatgatgatgatgatgatgatgatgatatataaaGCAAAAAGGGACAAGGGGCTAAACTGGGTGCAGGCACACGATTTGCATAAAATTAACAGGTTGGTTGGAGTCAAGCCGACGGTTTCATTTCAGCTTATTCAATACTcccccgtaaagaaatataagagcgtttagagaTCACTACTCTCGCTCGTATATTTCTTTCCAGAGGGAGTAGATTACTAACTGGCAATATTTCATATTTCTTCCAGTCTACGCAAATATAACAGCCACCACATGTTTTACATTTTCTGACTGATGAAGCATCAAATACACTAGAGACAGTAGCAGGGGTGATGGACCTACTATATTTTACAACACTATAATAATTTTCTGCCTGGAAAGGTTGTCTATTTAACATTGATTACTTTCTCACAGAAAATTAAGACAACACTAGTACAGAATAAGAGCAACAATAGAGAACCCATTTCTTTTCTTGTCTTGTACTCTCCTAAACCCCCGTCTCTTTCTATTTATGTTGTATTAAATCACTTGTTGACACGACATGTACCAAGAAGCTTCATTTAAACGGCGGACCAAGTATGCATGAAGATAAAGCAGTCCAGATTAAGGGGTGATGGAATCACAGCATGTATTTCTTACCCTGCTGTGGTATCTTTGGACATACTCGTCTTGCCCATCGCCATCACGCTCAACGCTTGAAACATGATAACGTGGAAAACCAACTCCTGAGAGTTTCAGAAATGGGATTAGCCAATTTAGTCACTGCAAAGGCAATGCGGTATGAACTACTAGTAGCCAGCAAACTGAAGTGTAATAGTAATCGATCATATCAATACGAAAGCATAGCAGAAACGATTAGGACCCCCGATCAGGTTCAACCTTACTGCAAGCCAAGCCGTTGACAGATAGTCCAGTAAACCAAAAATGCCTCAAGGCAGAGAGAACAGATGGCAACGAATTGAGTAGCAGGCAGCAACGGAACGGATAAAAGAAGAGAAATGAAAGTTGATACTTTGGTAGGAGGACAAGTAGTGGACATCGTCAAGCAGCTCGGACAGTATGAGGAATATGGCCTGCAGCTGATCTTCCAAGTGCCCAGTGATGTTAACCAGTCTGTCATTGAAACCGTAGCAGACTCGGTGGTGCGAGACCGTGATCCCAGCATTTGATGCTTCAGCTAACGACCTAGTATAGATGATGAACAAAACAAACACATATCGTCATCAAACTTGGAACATCTTTCTGAAAAGtagtagaaacaaaaaaacaagaGGAAACATGAAGAAGAGATATCATCAAGTGTAGAACTGAAGCTGGAATGCACAGCAGCACTGTTGGAGCATTGCATTTCAGCAAAGCCAACAGGGAGAAAAACAGAGCATACTTGATGAGGGTGCCTCCTTTGCCGATGAGCGCGCCGCAGCAGGCGTAGGGCACCACCAGCACCACCGTGTTGTCGGCATGCTCGCCCTGCAACCACAACCACAGCCACAGCCACAGCAGAGGATTGGAGTCTCTGAATCAAACCAATCTGAAGAAATGTTGAGCCTTTTGTTTAGATACAGAGGGGCCTAGCCTGAAGATTTGGGTACCTGGTAGCGGGGGATCTTGTGGAGTAGGAGGTCGGCGGCGTCCATGACGGCGCGGAAGGGGCCGGAGAGGAAGACGACGCGGCGGTCGGTGCCTGCCAGGAGCTGGTCCCTGGCGGAGAGCGTGATGCGGGCGCCGGAGCCGGCCTCCTTCTCCATGGCGGCGATGGAGGAACCGGCGCTGCCGATGATGCGGCCGGCGTCGGCGTCGCGGACGAGGATCCTCGCGTGCGTCCGCCTCTCCCACATCGGGTCTGCGGCCCCATCACCATGGATTGGAGATTAATTGGATTTGAAGTAAAGCCCTCGCAAAACCCTCGTCGGAGCGAAGCAGAGCAGAGGGTGGGGAATGCGAGACCAGCGGCGGCTCCTCTCGTCGGTggtaggagaggagaggagggcatCGTCGGAGCGGGAGGGGGGGCGTCCAGGCTCGGCTCGGCTCGCCGGCCTTGGTAGCGGTCggagaagaaaggggggaaaggcaCCTgatgggagggaggaggaggagggggaggtacCTTGGTAGCGGTCGTCGtcagt
This genomic window contains:
- the LOC123157178 gene encoding protein BTR1, which encodes MCSSPPPPSAATDDDRYQDPMWERRTHARILVRDADAGRIIGSAGSSIAAMEKEAGSGARITLSARDQLLAGTDRRVVFLSGPFRAVMDAADLLLHKIPRYQGEHADNTVVLVVPYACCGALIGKGGTLIKSLAEASNAGITVSHHRVCYGFNDRLVNITGHLEDQLQAIFLILSELLDDVHYLSSYQRVGFPRYHVSSVERDGDGQDEYVQRYHSRPDTPVGSPDIDDGRHVEGTLTIAVANEYVGAVVGRGGRVIKEIEQATGVWITVFKGKLLPGMREREVVIKGTREAVDAVEAMIAEHISYAMDRHRRKQGGEGRRTFVE